TTGGAAACGAAGAAAGACGAGTCCAACTTCACGAAAGGATCGTGTATCGTAGCTTCTTGTTTGGCAGGAACTTACCTGCATCCGTATTTAAAGAATAGACACAATATTAAAGTAGCCGACTACTCAATTGTGTCGAATGAAGATGCACGGCCATCATTTTCTGACAGAATTCACGACATATGGCGAGACGGTGGACCAAGGGTCTGGAGGACACATGAAACATCGCCGGGGTACGTTATGAAATCGGAAAAGGACTTGTTCTCGAAGTTGTCGGTCACTGGGTTAAACCAGCAACCTATATTTCAGCAATATTTTACGGGGTATAATAATGCCGTAACACTGACTCAAATTTTGGAAGAATTAATCGACTCGAGGTCGAAGAGTAATACTGCTTCTGCTCCAGTCGGCGAGGAACCAAAACCACCGACGAGATTCTGCCGAAAGCAATCTAGAACGTGCCTGGTGGACATTGGCGTTCAAATAGCGACCGTCATGTCGAACACATCCTCCCAGGACCCAAAATCGAACTCAAGGCATTGCTTTTTTCAGAAGCAACCATCCCGTGCTGCAACCAGAAGACCTGTTGAGCCTCAAACATCTAAGCTCCGCATTGAGACGCCGAGACCCTTACAAGTCTTCTCTGGCCATAGCATAATCCCCATTTCCTCTGTACAAATTACGCCAGTTATTGCTCATCCTCTCACAGATCCACTTCGGTTTCAATTACCATCACATCACACCGGATCCTCGTTTAGAACGCGCGAGCATTCCGTAATCATCGATAATCCTGTAGTTCAGGAAACAAATCAAACTTTAGTAGTGGACAATTGTGCAAAATATTCGTCTACAGAATGCCGGGTGGCCAGAGAACCACCCTTCGCCATGCAGGGTCAACGCTTAACTTCAtgctgtttgaaaaattcaaattcagtcGGAATGGATCGAGGATCCATTGACCAACGGGAACATGTTTTTTCTCTGCAGGTACACGAGCGAGAAGGGCAACGTGGCGCAAGACTTCCAAGACAAGGTGAAAAATGTGACTTTATACCTGTTCGACATCGGGAATCCAAATCCGCAAAAGCGAGATTAAGTGTCGTAGCCGAAGACACATCTGCACCGAAGAGCAGCCGTTCGTGGTGGTCGAAAAAGCTCAGCTTCTATAAAAACAGTAAATTGAAGGTGAAGATAACGTCGTTTCTGAAATACTTGACCAAAAGCCGCACCAGCGATAAACATCactcgaaaaaatattcttccaaTCCAGTTACCGATGACATTGTCTTTGCAGCAGCGACTAATAGTGTAGCTCCCACACCGCCCATCAGGGCCAGGCGCAAAAACCTTGGTGCCAATCGTAAGTCGAGCAAATCAATACAGTGGGAATCGAATGAGAATATTGAGTCATTTTTAATGACGGATAATCAGTGTCCAATGAAGGGTGCTTTGCATCGTCCGGTTGGTAGAAAACCCACCGTGAGTTGTGGTACCAATACTCGATACaaaagatttcgaaaaacaagttccagAGAGTTCGGAAAGACAACATCATCGACACATAAGGAACACTTGATCAGACCAAAGGTAGCCCGAGTTCCTAGGCAAGTTTCCACTGATCCTTCTAATGCGCTAAAAAATTATGCTAAAGTGACGAAGGCATCGGATACCGTTCGAGACCCTGAAGAGAAATCCCTGTCTTCTTCAGCCACCGGTAGACTGGGTTCGACTGATCCTTCAATTTCTACAGGAAATTCCAAACCGTTGAATAGCCTTGCCcaggaggagaaggaaaaatttaatgtgACCCGCAGTTTGTCATCAAAAATCCCGTTGGCCACTAGATCAGTGAACCCGTCAACCGTTTCCGGTAGCCGACCAAGTACCGCTCCAATTCTCGATAACAAATCGCGTAATTTTCGCAATAATTTGAAACCTGGAAAGCTCCTTGACGGAGTTTCTGGCTGTCAGGAAGCCAGACAGAAAATGCTCTTCAAGCACAATAGGTCTTCTTTACTACGGGCCAATAACAGTATGCTGAAAAAGTCCGCATTCGGAGCTCCTGCTAAAGCGAGAAAGAGACCGAGAGACAAAGACATGGTGAGGCAACCAATTTTAAACGCCTTAAGAAGTTCCCATGCAATTACCAACGCTGAATCTCAGAAGTTATTACCGGCAAACGAGATTCAAAGCACGAAACTTGATCTGCAGGGGAAGCAATTGGAGTGTAACGATGATATCATAAAGACAGAAGGCTTGTCAGATTCAGAAGAAACTAAGATGGGAAACTCTTTAGAATTGCCTACTGAGCCATCGGGTTCAGAACACACGAATgaagaaatcgttgaaaaagaaCCTGAATATGATGCTTGTAAAGATCCCCATGAAAAGACGAAGGAACTTACAAATGGAAGAAAAGTTGCAAACTGTCCCACTCCATTGTCGAAACTCAAGCCCAGTCGAGAGAGGAATACAAATTTCTGTTATATCGTTGCTCACATGACTAACAACTTGGAAAGCTCAAACGACAAACAACAATCACTCAAAATCAGAACTATCTCTCCGTTAGAAGTGAGCGAAAGTTCTTTTAATACTGACGATGCGAAAGATATTtcaattatgaattttgaGGCAAATAAATTCCGACACGATAAGAGCTTCCTGTCGTtggaaggagaaaaaacttttgaatcTCCTTCGACGCTACGACGTCAGAGAGAGAATAAAGCGAAGTCAGAAGAAAGTGAGGAGTTAACAGGGCGACTGTTCGCGTGTGAAGATTTCAACAGCGCATTAGATCACATCTCAGAATCTAAGGAAACGTCGTATGAAATTTGTGATCTTGgtccaaaatttttgccaagtaattttttctctgacaAAGAAGAAACGCGAAGTTCTTTTACTcgcaaatttgaaataagcgAAGTACAAGGTAAAGTAAATGGCAAAAAGTCACAGTCTCAACTCGTCTACTCAACTGTTGGCAAAACGgcaaagaaattattcaaacattcCGACCTGCATGAAAAGAAACCTGCGTATCGGAATAAGGAAATAAGTAGGCTTGGTAGgtcaaggaaaaatttttcgtctggctTGGTTAGTAAAGTGCAAAATCCAATAGCCCAAATGAACACATTTGGAAAGCCTGATCCGAAAGCGACTGTCAAGAGCCCAAAGATCGTACCTCGAGCGACTTACCGGAAAAGTAGCATAAACAGAGAAGGCCAAGTGCGGAAATCAAAATCTGAGAAGAGAAATGGTAGTTCAAAAGAggtttcaaaattcataaacagCATTTTGGATACTATAATAAGTAAAGCGGTTGAGGAAAACCGGAAGGCGAGTTCAAGCATGATTTCGCCAACGCAAAATATTCAGATTCAACAGATTCTTCTGGTTGATTCTGTGGAACCCGAACTCGGTCAGACCATCTGCTCTACTGCTGATAATGAGAGTAAAACTGATACGAAATTCTCTccgtttttttcaacaaaaccgGAGGAAAGACCTATAGATTCATTCTGCCAGAAAGAACCAGAGTCTGAGCTAAAACGAGCACAGCAACATCCGGTCCTGACAACTGGGTCGAACGTGATGTCAGAAGTGACTAACGAAGGGCAAACGGATTGGCAAAGAATACGATTGTCTAAAAAGTTCTCCACGGTGAGCGAACCGCTGCCGGAAAGTGAGGTCAGTGAATTGTGCGTACTTTTGAAGGTAACAAGTGCAGATGATGGCGGTGAGATAAGGGTATCCCATACCGACGAAGACGAGACACTCGATAACTCTCAGATCAGCCATCGCGACGATAAGCCGAGGATTATTACAAGGCCGTCGAAAATAGATACCGAGGCGGATTGTCACTCGACTCAATCTACTAACGCGTTTGAACTTGGAGAGGCTGCGGACAGGCAGGAGAAACTTCGTTCGTCGATGTTCAATGTCCATCTCGAACCCAGTGTagagtttcgaaaatttgaacgaCGGGCTTGCGCTGGATGGTTGCAGGAGAACGGGAAATTGTGGCGAGCAGAAATTACATCGATTCGTGTGATGGACGACGAGAATAGTTCGACGAGTAGCAACAGCAGGAGAAATGTCAAGATCGATAACAAAGTACTGGAGGAAAAGGTCAAGTGTAGCTTGGAGAAAGGCGTCCCTTTGAAGACCATCACAATCACGGATCCTTCCATCATTAGGCCCAGCAGTAATTCGAACAGCAGCGTTAATTTGACAGTTGATGAAAAAGTGCGGGGTGAAGATTTGCGCCATAAAAACTCCTCAAAAAGACTCTGTGATTATCAAGGCACATCACTGGGCGTAGAGAGCGGAGAACAATCTTTGCAGACAACTCGGTTTACTCACAGAAATTCGGACAATAGTATAGATAGTAGTGAGGATACattaattttagaaattccatccaagacgagaaattttgggCCAGATGTTGTGGAAGGTGTTGTGATAATAGGTAAAAGGAGAAGCCGAGTTGTGGAACAGCGTGATTCCGTTCTGAGcctgaaattgaagaaaaagcgATTGCGACCGAGAGGTACGTTGATTCCGAGGTACAAAAGCAAAACCATAAAGCCGGCTCACAAAACAAATCCGGTCGCAGATAAAAAAGTGGAAGAGATTGTCAGTAATTATACAACGTCCAGTAATGTGAAATGAATTAATGTATTTCAGCATTAAGTTATACTTAAATTTTTACAGGATTTTGTAATCAGTGTGACGCGTTTTTCACGCACTTTTCTACTacgaaattatcattttttaattgaatattaaCTTTCATACAGCGCATAACCTGTGATCAATTATCCTGAGAAATAattgatagaaattttcttaaatatcGATTTATGTAAGCCTGATTATGACAATTTTATTGAgtgaatagaaaaagaagaaactacgaaaggaaataaaattttgaaacatattTGAGAcccgattgaaaaaaatagtctaACCGTTCTTtaacataataatttatcagaGTGCTGCTGAATAAACTTTATACCTATTTGACAATAATCTGACATTGAACGTATAATAAACTAAACACCTCTGTTCAACAACTTAGAAATTACCCAATTCGTGGTTATTTCTTAGGAAGATTATTAAATTCTTAGCATAAATATCAGgaaacagaatatttttgagATAATTTCCTAAGATATTAGGTGCAGATTGTTGATTTGTTTGTACAATGattctttcaaaattgcaTACATTTCAACGTGGTAAAAatcctttcatttttattcaattttctctctttatcttcATCTTGAACGCAAAATTACAAAACGTCAGTTTccgcagaaatttttgaaccaAATGTCATGTGAACATTCGCTGCCGGTAAAAAGAGACTCGATGAGGAAAAAGCTTCAGGCATTCGCCGCTGGGTGACACTACGAAGTTCGTCTCTGCGTTATCGAAGTTTGCACTTAGCTAGCAATTCGCGAGCGATTCGCTCGTGTCTCGGGAGGGACGGAGAGGTACATCCAACTCGGTAATTACGTACTCGACTGGCAGTGGGATGTTATTCCATGTTACAGAGTTATTCACAGCAGATCGCCATGCGCCGTACATGTCTGGGTTATCATTTCGAGTCTGACCGAGGCGTTATCTATTTGGTtgtatttaaaatgaaaaacagtaATAAAATGCCTGATTATGCAACCTCGTTGGACATACTGACCTGCAAATTTAAAACGATTACGATGCGAAATAATCCTacgtttcaattatttttaacgtATTTCAAGCCGAATAA
The genomic region above belongs to Diprion similis isolate iyDipSimi1 chromosome 8, iyDipSimi1.1, whole genome shotgun sequence and contains:
- the LOC124409061 gene encoding uncharacterized protein LOC124409061, which produces MSEVTNEGQTDWQRIRLSKKFSTVSEPLPESEVSELCVLLKVTSADDGGEIRVSHTDEDETLDNSQISHRDDKPRIITRPSKIDTEADCHSTQSTNAFELGEAADRQEKLRSSMFNVHLEPSVEFRKFERRACAGWLQENGKLWRAEITSIRVMDDENSSTSSNSRRNVKIDNKVLEEKVKCSLEKGVPLKTITITDPSIIRPSSNSNSSVNLTVDEKVRGEDLRHKNSSKRLCDYQGTSLGVESGEQSLQTTRFTHRNSDNSIDSSEDTLILEIPSKTRNFGPDVVEGVVIIGKRRSRVVEQRDSVLSLKLKKKRLRPRGTLIPRYKSKTIKPAHKTNPVADKKVEEIVSNYTTSSNVK